A DNA window from Ictalurus punctatus breed USDA103 chromosome 11, Coco_2.0, whole genome shotgun sequence contains the following coding sequences:
- the gpr17 gene encoding uracil nucleotide/cysteinyl leukotriene receptor gives MTMEASPTMLPTLLSNQTTESCEPVDNTVENLLFGLYYIIVFLLALNGNSLALWIFSRQRGVSSPANVFLMHLAVADLSYVIILPLRATYHLTGGHWPFGEVPCRVAGFLFYVNMYASLYFLACVAGDRYLAVVHAVSSLKVRHARFAHITSFALWALVIVAMAPLLVTQQTIEANGSTVCLQLYREKASRRALVSLIVAFMPPFLATLSCYLLIVNSLRRGLRMEPVLKMRALRTICLVMLIYVLCFLPYHVSRATFILGYGHPDLSCQTQRGLALANRLTSSLTCLNGALDPLVYLFGAEKFRGTVQRLLCKDKSGGSAATSGDLKGTHESSLSAKSEF, from the coding sequence ATGACCATGGAGGCCTCTCCCACCATGCTTCCAACACTGCTGTCCAATCAGACGACTGAGAGCTGTGAGCCTGTAGACAACACGGTGGAGAATCTCCTCTTTGGCCTCTActatatcatagtctttcttcTCGCTCTGAATGGTAACAGCCTTGCCCTGTGGATCTTCTCCCGTCAGAGAGGAGTCTCCTCTCCAGCTAACGTCTTCTTGATGCACCTTGCTGTGGCTGACCTTTCTTACGTTATTATTTTGCCTCTAAGAGCCACATACCACTTAACAGGAGGTCACTGGCCATTTGGAGAGGTTCCTTGCCGTGTAGCTGGCTTCCTATTCTATGTTAACATGTATGCCAGTCTTTACTTCCTGGCGTGTGTAGCCGGCGATCGATACCTTGCTGTGGTGCACGCTGTGAGCTCATTGAAAGTCCGCCATGCCCGCTTTGCCCACATAACCAGCTTTGCTCTGTGGGCTCTAGTAATTGTAGCCATGGCGCCTCTATTGGTGACCCAGCAGACTATAGAGGCCAACGGCTCCACAGTGTGCTTGCAGTTGTATAGAGAGAAAGCTTCCCGCCGAGCCTTAGTCTCCCTCATTGTTGCATTCATGCCTCCTTTCCTGGCCACACTCTCCTGCTACCTGCTCATAGTGAACAGTCTGAGAAGGGGTTTAAGGATGGAGCCGGTGCTGAAAATGCGGGCATTGCGTACCATCTGCCTGGTCATGCTCATCTATGTGCTGTGCTTCCTGCCATACCACGTGAGCCGGGCCACATTTATCCTGGGCTATGGACATCCAGATCTGTCTTGCCAAACACAGCGAGGTCTAGCCCTGGCTAATCGTCTCACCTCCTCTCTTACCTGTCTGAACGGAGCTCTGGACCCACTGGTCTACCTTTTTGGAGCAGAGAAATTCAGAGGCACCGTGCAAAGACTCTTGTGCAAGGATAAATCAGGTGGCTCTGCAGCTACCAGTGGAGATCTTAAAGGGACACATGAGAGTTCCTTGAGTGCAAAGTCTGAGTTCTga